One Ardenticatenales bacterium DNA segment encodes these proteins:
- a CDS encoding DUF1232 domain-containing protein has product MNLPTKLPSRDVLAQQAKEPGFWKELWNQIRLIGYLVKDPQVPIYLKLLPVAAIAYVLVPLDLLPDFMVGLGQVDDLTALFVASKVFVDLSPQHIVAHYRERLRQEFQGEKGVKMAEDDVSKTIIIDAEDFSDEA; this is encoded by the coding sequence ATGAACTTACCTACGAAATTACCCAGCCGCGATGTACTGGCTCAGCAGGCAAAGGAGCCGGGGTTTTGGAAAGAGTTGTGGAACCAGATTCGCTTGATTGGCTATCTGGTGAAGGACCCCCAGGTTCCCATTTATTTGAAGCTGCTGCCCGTGGCAGCCATCGCCTACGTGCTGGTTCCCCTGGACCTTTTGCCTGACTTTATGGTCGGGTTGGGCCAGGTGGACGACCTGACGGCGTTGTTTGTGGCTTCGAAGGTGTTTGTGGATCTGTCGCCGCAGCACATTGTGGCCCACTATCGGGAACGGCTGCGGCAGGAGTTTCAGGGGGAGAAGGGCGTGAAAATGGCGGAGGATGACGTTAGCAAGACAATCATCATTGACGCCGAGGATTTTTCCGACGAGGCGTAA